In the Colletotrichum lupini chromosome 1, complete sequence genome, one interval contains:
- a CDS encoding glyoxalase family protein yields the protein MAEGEGIGSAWKIILSLSSRDIAATVDFYTSELGFTLGGTKPENGDDSPLYFCSVYTGNKAAANIYFFLCEPNEFHPGGVMIALGTAGLDQFHDLLLSKGNVEVVEAIRDTPWGYRQFTIKDNDGNRLTFFKFLEGGNPGTD from the coding sequence ATGGCCGAAGGCGAGGGTATCGGGTCGGCTTGGAAGATAATCCTGTCGCTTAGCTCGCGGGATATCGCTGCCACAGTCGACTTCTATACGAGCGAGCTGGGGTTCACCCTGGGCGGAACCAAGCCCGAGAATGGTGATGACTCTCCGCTCTACTTTTGCTCCGTCTACACAGGAAATAAGGCTGCTGCCAACATCTACTTCTTCCTGTGCGAACCAAACGAGTTCCATCCTGGAGGAGTAATGATCGCTTTGGGCACGGCAGGTCTGGACCAGTTCCACGACCTTTTATTGTCCAAGGGAAACGTCGAAGTTGTCGAAGCTATCCGAGATACGCCTTGGGGTTACCGTCAATTTACTATTAAGGATAACGATGGCAATCGTCTTACATTCTTCAAGTTCCTGGAGGGGGGAAATCCAGGAACCGACTGA